A segment of the Vicinamibacteria bacterium genome:
ACTAATATAACCCCTTTCGGGGTTAGACATAATATGCGATTTTTCTTCTTGCTCATGTGCCTCATCTGGGGATTGACCTGGATGGCGATAAAGACCGGCGTCGCCGCGGTACCACCGTTCCTGTTTGCTTCTTTGCGCCTGATGGCCGCCGGTACGGTGCTCATTGGCCTGGCCCGAGCGAGAGGCCAGACGGTGTCGCTCCGGGGGCGAACGGGTCGCGTGGTGGCGGCGGCCGTTCTCGTGAACACCGTCGCCTACGGCGCGCTGTTCTGGGGAATGCAGTGGGTCCCCTCGGGAATCTCGGCCGTCGTCAACCTGTCTCTGATACCGCTGGGCCTGTTCTCGATCGGGCTTCTGGTCAAGGAGGAAACGTTCTCCTATCAGAAGCTGGGTGCGATTGCGGTGGGGGTCTTTGGCCTTTTCATCCTCTTCACGCCGAGGATCCGCGGGGGCGAGCGGCCCGAGCTGATCGCCATGATCGTCATCGTCACCGGAACGCTCGCCTACTGTTGGGGGTCGATACTCAGCCGCCCGCTACTGCGAGAGCTCGAGACACTGGCCCTGGGCGGTCTCGAGAGCTTCATCGGCGGAGTGGGCTTGGCGGTATTCGCCATCGTTTTCGAGCCGATCGGGCCCGACACGTTCCGTGCCTTTCTATCCCCGCCGGTCCTGCTGAGCTGGCTCTTC
Coding sequences within it:
- a CDS encoding EamA family transporter, which encodes MRFFFLLMCLIWGLTWMAIKTGVAAVPPFLFASLRLMAAGTVLIGLARARGQTVSLRGRTGRVVAAAVLVNTVAYGALFWGMQWVPSGISAVVNLSLIPLGLFSIGLLVKEETFSYQKLGAIAVGVFGLFILFTPRIRGGERPELIAMIVIVTGTLAYCWGSILSRPLLRELETLALGGLESFIGGVGLAVFAIVFEPIGPDTFRAFLSPPVLLSWLFLVLGGSVSGFTIYLTLLRDWGPSRAGLYAFVSPVVALLVGVLFFEESLGPFEIIGSVTMLGAAGIALERA